Proteins co-encoded in one Apteryx mantelli isolate bAptMan1 chromosome 4, bAptMan1.hap1, whole genome shotgun sequence genomic window:
- the DDX24 gene encoding ATP-dependent RNA helicase DDX24 isoform X4, which yields MKTKKEKKFRSSFKLKQKGIEVLGKWKTVKIDPNLFADEQFGDIVCLEELTEYKLVSSSKVGKVKGKKRKADNVSEEGNGEEEPVISPKKRKKHKDLRTRTVTSGDPNAAEVDVPADKEDKCEDVVKGENCEDHGHVAESVSGTKNALKKKKKRVKQKAAQTQETLPSVTTSKKVKNWTTKILSASADHKADVSAWKDLFVPGPVLQALSYLGFSAPTPIQALALPSAIRDNMDVLGAAETGSGKTLAFAIPMIHSVLEWQKSNSLMSRNDSDAKESYEDDDETRWGNEDETEELTHQQVEGSGDENDAPFTTGHVRVMKNAEFDSMDKTHTLGSNRKRPLLGLVLTPTRELAVQVKHHIDAVARFTGIKTAILVGGMAAQKQERVLNRKPEIVIATPGRLWELIKERHPHLSNLRQLRCLVIDEADRMVERGHFLELSQLLEMLNDSQYNPQRQTFVFSATLTLVHQVPTRIVQKKNAKKIDKKTKLEMLMEKVGIKGKPKVIDLTRKEATVETLTETRIHCDTNEKDYYLYYFLLQYPGRTMVFANSIDCIKRLSSLLTILNCDPLPLHANMHQKQRLKNLERFAEREICVLLTTDVAARGLDIPNVQHVIHYQVPRTSELYVHRSGRTARAAHEGLSLLLIGPDDLINFRKIYKTLEKSEELPFFPVETKYMTSVKEEKLLSKKKARNKKC from the exons atgaagacaaaaaaggaaaagaaatttagaTCTTCCTTTAAATTGAAACAAAAAGGCATTGAAGTACTAGGAAAATGGAAAACTGTGAAAATTGACCCCAATCTATTTGCTGATGAGCAGTTTGGAGACATAGTATGCTTGGAGGAGCTCACAGAGTATAAGTTAGTGAGTTCCTCCAAAGTGGGGAaagtaaaaggaaagaagagaaaggctGATAATGTTTCTGAAGAAGGGAATGGGGAGGAAGAGCCTGTCATCTCtcccaaaaagagaaagaaacacaaaGATTTGAGAACTAGAACGGTTACAAGCGGTGATCCTAATGCAGCAGAAGTTGATGTGCCAGCTGATAAAGAGGACAAGTGTGAAGATGTAGTGAAAGGGGAAAACTGTGAGGACCATGGACATGTGGCTGAGAGTGTATCTGGCACAaaaaatgctctgaagaaaaagaaaaaaagagttaaacaGAAGGCTGCTCAAACTCAGGAAACTCTTCCATCAGTAACTACTtctaaaaaagttaaaaattggACAACAAAAATTTTATCTGCCTCAGCTGATCACAAAGCTGATGTGTCTGCATGGAAAGACCTGTTTGTACCTGGACCAGTGTTGCAGGCCTTAAGTTACCTGGGGTTCAGTGCTCCAACTCCTATTCAAGCATTAGCCTTGCCTTCTGCAATCCGGGATAATATGGATGTTCTTGGTGCTGCAGAAACAG GAAGTGGCAAAACGCTTGCATTTGCAATTCCTATGATTCACTCTGTGCTGGAATGGCAAAAATCAAACAGCTTGATGAGCAGAAATGACAGTGATGCTAAAGAGTCCTATGAGGATGATGATGAAACAAGATGGGGAAATGAGGATGAAACAGAAGAACTAACCCATCAACAGGTTGAAGGCAGTGGAGATGAAAATGATGCACCTTTCACAACAGGCCATGTGAGGGTGATGAAAAATGCTGAATTTGATTCTATGGACAAGACACATACTCTTGGCTCCAATAGAAAGAGACCCCTTTTAGGACTGGTTCTTACTCCCACAAGAGAATTAGCTGTACAAGTAAAACACCACATTGATGCAGTTGCAAGATTTACAG GCATTAAGACTGCCATTCTAGTTGGAGGCATGGCTGCACAGAAGCAAGAACGTGTACTGAATCGAAAGCCAGAAATTGTCATTGCAACCCCAGGCCGTCTGTGGGAACTAATTAAAGAGAGACACCCCCATCTCTCAAATCTTCGGCAGCTCAG GTGCCTTGTGATCGATGAAGCAGACCGAATGGTTGAAAGAGGTCATTTCTTAGAGCTCTCTCAATTGCTGGAAATGTTAAATGATTCACAATATAACCCTCAACGTCAgacttttgttttttctgccACGCTGACTTTGGTCCATCAGGTTCCCACAAGAATTGTGCAGAAGAAGAATGCTAAAAAGATTGACAAGAAGACCAAACTAGAAATGTTAATGGAAAAAGTAGGAATAAAGGGCAAACCCAAAGTGATAGACTTAACAAGGAAAGAGGCCACTGTTGAGACTCTAACAGAAACCAGAATCCACTGTGATACAAATGAGAAAGACTATTATCTCTATTACTTCCTCCTCCAGTATCCAGGAAGAACCATGGTCTTTGCAAACAGCATAGACTGTATAAAACGCCTCAGTTCTCTCCTCACCATCTTAAATTGTGATCCTCTTCCTTTGCATGCCAACATGCACCAGAAGCAAAGGCTAAAAAACCTGGAAAGGTTTGCCGAGCGAGAGAT CTGTGTCCTCCTGACAACGGATGTTGCAGCTCGTGGTCTTGATATTCCTAACGTGCAGCATGTCATCCATTACCAG GTTCCTCGTACATCTGAGTTGTATGTGCACAGAAGTGGCAGAACAGCCCGTGCTGCCCATGAAGGCCTTAGCTTATTATTGATCGGTCCTGATGACTTGATCAATTTTAGGAAAATCTATAAAACCCTGGAGAAGAGTGAAGAGCTGCCATTTTTCCCAGTTGAAACCAAGTACATGACTTCTGTAAAG